A single genomic interval of Hemiscyllium ocellatum isolate sHemOce1 chromosome 44, sHemOce1.pat.X.cur, whole genome shotgun sequence harbors:
- the LOC132835296 gene encoding phospholipase D1-like translates to MAVLVEDAEMEASVMDGEEYQAGRFARHLRLQCFKVHLSLSDAQIAEVEDPVSVRCFQEIWNATATTNAAIYDQVTTTIQ, encoded by the exons ATGGCTGTTCTTGTGGAAGACGCTGAGATGGAGGCATCTGTAATGGATGGTGAAGAATACCAAGCTGGAAGGTTCGCCCGTCACCTTCGACTCCAGTGTTTCAA agtACATCTTAGCCTGAGCGATGCCCAGATCGCTGAGGTTGAAGATCCTGTCAGTGTCCGATGTTTCCAGGAGATCTGGAATGCAACAGCTACCACCAATGCAGCCATTTATGACCAG